The following coding sequences are from one Cercospora beticola chromosome 4, complete sequence window:
- a CDS encoding uncharacterized protein (BUSCO:EOG09260SL3) yields the protein MPGVVKGPSTLYDKVFAAHIVDEKPDGTVLLYIDRHLVHEVTSPQAFEGLKNAGRKVRRPDNTLATTDHNVPTTSRKGFKNISDFVKEDDSRLQCETLEQNVKDFNLTYFGLGDKRQGIVHVIGPEQGFTLPGTTVVCGDSHTSTHGAFGGLAFGIGTSEVEHVLATQTLMTKRSKNMKIEVNGELAPGVSSKDIVLHVIGIIGTAGGTGHVMEFCGSAIRSLSMEARMSMCNMSIEGGARAGLVAPDEITYEYIKGKPLAPKYDSPEWKKAIKYWENLKSDPDAKWDAVVTIDAKDIAPTVSWGTSPQDVVPITGKVPGPDDFDDKDKKSACERALKYMGLTAGTPMTDVVIDKVFIGSCTNSRIEDLRIAAHIVKGKKVASNLKRAMIVPGSGLVKQRAESEGLDKIFTDAGFEWREAGCSMCLGMNPDILSPGERCASTSNRNFEGRQGAGGRTHLMSPAMAAAAALAGKLADVRHLEGYEQALPQAKIAPTNVEAHSEDPESDVDLDKILDLPQNQDITASPSDVQKSASGSPGMPPFKQLKGLAAPMDRSNVDTDAIIPKQFLKTIKRSGLSAGLFYAFRFNEDGSLNKEFVLNQEPWTKAKTLVVSGPNFGCGSSREHAPWALLDFGIKCIIASSFGDIFFNNCFKNGMLPIRITDQKILQKLFDEASAGKEIEVDLENNVIKDADGNEITSFEVEEFRRHCLLNGLDDIGLTMQDNDKIAKFEARRSEETPWLDGSGYLAKHRTGPVKVEAAPVPKTNRGEEKTEPLEW from the exons ATGCCAGGTGTGGTGAAAGGGCCGTCGACCCTCTACGACAAGGTCTTCGCGGCACACATT GTCGACGAGAAGCCAGATGGCACCGTTCTCCTCTACATCGACCGCCACCTCGTGCACGAAGTCACTTCCCCTCAAGCGTTCGAAGGCTTGAAGAATGCTGGCCGAAAGGTCCGGAGACCCGACAACACCCTTGCAACTACCGATCACAACGTTCCTACCACCTCACGAAAAGGCTTCAAGAACATCAGTGATTTTGTCAAGGAGGATGACAGCAGATTACAGTGCGAGACCCTCGAGCAGAACGTCAAGGACTTCAACCTGACGTACTTCGGTCTTGGTGATAAGAGGCAAGGTATTGTCCACGTTATTGGACCAGAACAGGGCTTCACCCTTCCCGGTACCACAGTCGTCTGTGGTGACTCGCACACAAGTACACACGGCGCCTTTGGCGGTCTTGCCTTTGGTATTGGTACCAGTGAGGTGGAGCATGTATTGGCCACACAAACCCTCATGACGAAACGAAGCAAGAACATGAAGATCGAAGTGAACGGAGAGCTTGCCCCTGGAGTCAGCAGCAAGGACATTGTGTTACACGTAATTGGCATCATTGGCACAGCTGGAGGTACCGGGCACGTCATGGAATTCTGCGGTTCCGCCATTCGCAGCTTGAGTATGGAAGCCAGAATGAGCATGTGCAACATGTCGATCGAAGGTGGAGCACGTGCTGGTTTGGTCGCACCAGACGAGATTACTTACGAATATATCAAGGGCAAGCCATTGGCGCCTAAATACGATTCCCCAGAGTGGAAGAAGGCCATTAAATACTGGGAGAACCTCAAGAGCGATCCTGACGCCAAATGGGACGCTGTGGTCACGATTGATGCCAAAGACATCGCACCTACCGTGTCGTGGGGCACTTCACCGCAAGACGTGGTGCCAATCACCGGCAAGGTCCCAGGCCCAGATGACTTTGacgacaaggacaagaagtCGGCCTGCGAGCGTGCTTTGAAGTACATGGGTCTCACAGCTGGAACTCCCATGACCGATGTGGTCATCGACAAAGTATTCATTGGATCTTGCACAAACTCTCGTATCGAGGACTTGCGAATTGCAGCGCACATTGtaaagggcaagaaggttGCATCGAACTTGAAGCGTGCCATGATCGTGCCTGGTTCCGGACTTGTCAAGCAAAGAGCTGAGTCAGAAGGATTGGACAAGATTTTCACCGACGCTGGTTTCGAGTGGCGCGAAGCAGGATGCTCTATGTGCTTGGGTATGAACCCAGATATTCTCTCTCCTGGCGAACGCTGtgccagcaccagcaacCGAAACTTCGAGGGCCGACAGGGTGCTGGCGGTCGCACACATTTGATGTCGCCAGCAATGgcggctgcagcagcgcttgCTGGCAAGCTTGCAGATGTCAGGCATCTCGAGGGCTACGAGCAGGCTCTTCCTCAAGCCAAGATTGCACCTACAAACGTCGAGGCTCATTCGGAGGATCCAGAGTCAGACGTCGACCTTGACAAGATCTTGGACCTGCCTCAAAACCAAGATATCACAGCATCACCAAGTGACGTGCAAAAGTCTGCATCAGGCTCGCCGGGTATGCCACCATTCAAGCAGCTCAAGGGTCTCGCAGCGCCTATGGACCGCAGTAATGTCGACACCGACGCCATCATCCCGAAACAATTCTTGAAGACGATCAAGCGCTCAGGTCTCTCCGCTGGTCTCTTCTATGCATTCCGATTCAACGAGGACGGTTCATTGAACAAGGAGTTTGTGCTCAACCAAGAGCCGTGGACAAAAGCCAAGACTCTCGTGGTCAGCGGTCCTAACTTCGGCTGCGGCTCTTCAAGAGAACACGCGCCTTGGGCTCTTCTCGACTTTGGCATCAAGTGTATCATCGCCAGCTCATTTGGtgacatcttcttcaacaactGCTTCAAGAACGGTATGCTGCCAATCAGGATCACCGATCAGAAGATCTTGCAGAAGCTCTTCGATGAGGCTAGCGCCGGGAAGGAAATCGAGGTGGACCTTGAGAATAATGTAATCAAGGATGCTGATGGAAATGAGATCACGAGCTTCGAGGTGGAGGAATTCCGCCGACACTGTTTGCTCAACGGTCTCGATGATATTGGTCTCACCATGCAGGACAATGACAAGATCGCCAAGTTTGAGGCGCGACGGTCTGAGGAGACACCGTGGTTAGACGGTTCTGGCTATCTTGCCAAGCACAGGACAGGGCCTGTAAAGGTCGAGGCAGCTCCTGTGCCCAAGACGAACCGCGGAGAGGAGAAGACCGAGCCTCTCGAGTGGTAG
- the LAP1 gene encoding Leucine aminopeptidase 1 (MEROPS:MER0032443), with protein sequence MKLSSVFLAASSASAISVPSFADLYNGLQQQTPFASGEKYLIELSPSERRWVSEDEKWQLRREGVRFFDVTDHQDLDVSTFASKKKVTFPDKIAENETVSELLKSLDQKKMRKHLERFTGFHTRYYKSDYGRQSSEWLFDQVNQTLTDAGVGVVQFFKHPWGQNSIIATLPGKSEKTVVIGAHQDSINLFLPSILAAPGADDDGSGTVTILEALRVLVQDPKIAHGKAENTVEFHWYSAEEGGLLGSQAIFSSYEKQGRDVKAMLQQDMTGYTHGTKEAGEPESVGVITDYVDPGLTEFIKKVVTEYCTIPYVETACGYACSDHASASKAGYPSAFVIESDFKYSDKKIHTTEDKIEYLDFDHMLQHARLTLGLAYELAFASFD encoded by the exons ATGAAGCTCTCATCGGTATTCCTTGCAGCATCGTCTGCGTCGGCCATATCGGTCCCATCGTTCGCCGACCTCTACAATGGCCTCCAACAGCAGACGCCCTTCGCATCTGGCGAGAAGTACCTGATCGAACTATCGCCATCCGAACGTCGATGGGTGTCCGAGGACGAGAAGTGGCAGTTGCGCCGTGAAGGCGtgcgcttcttcgatgtTACAGACCACCAAGACCTGGATGTCTCTACCTTtgcgagcaagaagaaggtcacCTTCCCAGATAAGATCGCCGAGAATGAGACCGTGTCGGAACTGCTCAAGAGCTTGgatcagaagaagatgcgCAAGCATTTGGAAAGGTTCACAGGCTTCCACACACGATACTACAAGAGCGACTATGGCCGACAATCGTCCGAGTGGCTGTTCGATCAAGTGAACCAGACCTTGACAGATGCTGGCGTGGGAGTCGTGCAGTTCTTCAAGCACCCGTGGGGGCAGAacagcatcatcgccacgCTTCCGggcaagagcgagaagacTGTCGTCATTGGTGCACACCAGGACAGCATCAACCTGTTCCTGCCATCTATACTCGCAGCGCCTGGcgcagatgatgatggctCTGGTACTGTCACTATTTTGGAAGCCCTCCGCGTCCTCGTTCAGGACCCTAAAATTGCACACGGCAAGGCCGAGAACACCGTCGAGTTTCACTGGTACAGTGCCGAAGAGGGTGGTCTGCTTGGCTCGCAAGCGATCTTCAGCTCGTACGAAAAGCAGGGTCGGGATGTCAAGGCTATGCTGCAGCAAGACATGACCGGCTACACGCATGGAACCAAGGAAGCTGGCGAGCCCGAGTCTGTTGGCGTCATTACCGACTATGTCGACCCTGGCCTGACTGAGTTCATCAAGAAAGTCGTGACCGAGTACTGCACGATTCCGTATGTGGAGACTGCTTGCGG CTACGCGTGCTCCGATCATGCTAGCGCCAGCAAGGCTGGCTACCCCAGCGCCTTCGTCATTGAGTCGGATTTCAAGTACAGTGACAAGAAGATTCACACCACTGAGGACAAGATTGAGTACCTTGACTTTGATCACATGCTGCAACATGCGAGATTGACCCTTGGGCTGGCCTACGAGCTAGCCTTTGCCTCCTTCGATTAG